Genomic DNA from Desulfonema ishimotonii:
AGACGTTATCACGGTTTCGCCTGAGACCGAGATTGTCCAGGCGACCCGGCTGCTTCTGGAGAAACGGATCAATGGCGTTCCTGTCATTGATAAGGACGGGAAGCTTGTGGGGATTCTCTGTCAGAGCGATCTCATTGCCCAGCAGAAAAAACTCCCCCTGCCCTCTTTTTTTACCTTTCTGGACGGCTTTATCCCCCTGACCTCCATGAAACAGCTTGAAAGACAGATTCAGAAGGTCGCGGCGATCACCGTTGTGCAGGCGATGACACCGAACCCGGTCAGCGTGACACCGGAAACCAGTCTCAGCAGTGTCGCCGTACTGATGGTGGACAAAAATTTTCATACGCTGCCCGTCGTAGAAGCCGGCAGGCTGGTCGGGATAGTGGGCAAAGAGGATGTGCTGA
This window encodes:
- a CDS encoding CBS domain-containing protein, giving the protein MLLKVKDIMTKDVITVSPETEIVQATRLLLEKRINGVPVIDKDGKLVGILCQSDLIAQQKKLPLPSFFTFLDGFIPLTSMKQLERQIQKVAAITVVQAMTPNPVSVTPETSLSSVAVLMVDKNFHTLPVVEAGRLVGIVGKEDVLRTLTSDADQA